A genomic stretch from Plasmodium reichenowi strain SY57 chromosome 2, whole genome shotgun sequence includes:
- a CDS encoding hypothetical protein (conserved Plasmodium protein, unknown function) — protein sequence MGLPKNNKVKFCYGKEYRHISRELERINNIILKYNKNIEKCNKNKKKCLDELYILASYDNFLKKKYETYQCKLEGYINEGTDKIKINEVNKGRNKKYYNSPNNNKIFSYNNNLINEDNLFKRRKNKKMKNKMITLKINKCNHKDKNLHKNEMKDGDHVFSYTKKKWMNNNNNNIANMVSFLSYGNIKRKYVTNKYIINEQENNKMDENQHIDKNKNINININIHDDKNDEIRKDSTIHTLDHSNNKEKIISKKVLKVESRNITKECDVNKYDENIIEYKQKHREKEKNKSIENMNISHIIYEKEQSHDICNILEENKEEEKYKNLQKDVITNCNNDKVKLEEYHHEKELNNVQIINDKNIKKNEAKKKKNKKKTEKQKNNDDVLKHLENNLQDVELVYEEKIINVNTKKDEELSAKNKYSEKDIVHDILSEYSNTLQYTSFLDYMKNRME from the coding sequence ATGGGCCTACCTAAGAATAACAAAGTTAAGTTTTGTTATGGAAAAGAATACAGACACATTTCAAGAGAACTAGAAAGgattaataatatcattttaaaatataataaaaacatagaaaaatgtaataaaaataaaaagaaatgcTTAGATgaattgtatatattagcaagttatgataattttttaaaaaaaaaatatgaaacGTATCAATGTAAGTTAGAGggatatataaatgaaggTACAGACAAgattaaaataaatgaagtaaataaaggaagaaataaaaaatactACAATAGTcctaataataataaaatattttcttataataacaatttaataaatgaagataatCTTTTTAAGAGAagaaagaataaaaaaatgaaaaataaaatgataaccttaaagataaataaatgtaaccataaagataaaaatttacataaaaatgagATGAAAGATGGTGATCATGTTTTTTCATATACTAAAAAGAAGTGgatgaataataataataataatattgcAAATATGGTCTCTTTTTTGAGTTatggaaatataaaaaggaaatatgtaacaaataaatatattataaatgaacaagaaaataataaaatggaTGAGAATCAACATATtgataagaataaaaatattaatattaatattaatatacatGATGATAAGAACGATGAAATAAGAAAAGATTCAACCATACATACACTTGATcatagtaataataaagaaaagatAATTTCAAAAAAGGTTCTAAAAGTTGAAAGTAGaaatataacaaaagaATGTGatgttaataaatatgatgagaatattatagaatacaaacaaaaacacagggaaaaagaaaaaaataaaagtatcgaaaatatgaatataagccatataatatatgaaaaagaaCAATCTCATGAcatttgtaatatattagaagaaaataaagaggaagaaaaatataagaatttACAAAAAGATGTTATAACAAATtgtaataatgataaagTAAAACTTGAAGAATATCATCATGAAAAAGAATTGAATAATGTTCaaattataaatgataagaatattaaaaagaatgaggcaaagaagaaaaaaaataagaaaaaaacggaaaaacaaaaaaataacgATGATGTATTAAAACATCTGGAAAACAATCTACAAGATGTGGAATTAGTgtatgaagaaaaaataataaatgtcAATACCAAAAAAGATGAAGAATTAAGTgcaaaaaataaatatagtGAAAAAGATATTGTTCATGATATTCTCAGTGAATATTCCAATACATTACAATATACAAGTTTCCTTgattatatgaaaaataggatggaataa